One window from the genome of Pseudomonas sp. L5B5 encodes:
- the narL gene encoding two-component system response regulator NarL, translating to MTPSPRHRILLVDDHPMMRRGIRQMLELEDDFAIVGEANHGAEALDLVQTLQPDLILLDNNMPQMNGIETLRHLRANQFAGKILLFTVSDSEDDIRDALRLDADGYLLKDMEPELLIQYIRDALGGALVISPGLTRVMAQALRSPPRQNEVELTERERQVLRTIASGYSNKVIGHKLGITEGTVKVHVKNLLHKLGLRSRVEAAVWAMEHLRHNA from the coding sequence ATGACCCCCTCCCCGCGCCACCGCATCCTGCTGGTGGACGACCATCCGATGATGCGTCGCGGCATCCGCCAGATGCTCGAACTGGAAGACGACTTCGCCATCGTCGGCGAAGCCAATCATGGCGCCGAAGCCCTGGACCTGGTGCAGACGCTGCAGCCGGACCTGATCCTGCTGGACAACAACATGCCGCAGATGAACGGCATCGAGACCTTGCGCCACCTGCGGGCAAACCAGTTCGCCGGCAAGATCCTGCTGTTCACCGTGTCCGACAGCGAGGACGACATTCGCGATGCCCTGCGCCTGGACGCCGATGGCTACCTGCTCAAGGACATGGAACCGGAACTGCTGATCCAGTACATCCGCGACGCCCTGGGCGGTGCCCTGGTGATCAGTCCGGGGCTGACCCGGGTCATGGCCCAGGCGCTGCGCTCGCCACCGCGGCAGAACGAGGTCGAACTCACCGAGCGCGAACGCCAGGTCCTGCGGACCATCGCCAGCGGCTACAGCAACAAGGTCATCGGTCACAAGCTGGGCATCACCGAGGGCACGGTCAAGGTGCATGTGAAGAACCTGCTGCACAAGCTGGGCCTGCGCTCGCGGGTCGAAGCGGCCGTCTGGGCCATGGAGCACCTGCGCCACAACGCCTGA
- a CDS encoding Crp/Fnr family transcriptional regulator → MLNHPSTVLLLRRHYLFAKLPGKVFEDVCTLATLKRLACHDTLVRQGEPATRFFLLVSGQIKLYRLNVEGQEHLVEVIQPGQTFAEALQFSQAHSFPVSASALKDCVLVSIDGAHYRHALQDQPQVCLAVMASMSLHLHQRLRDIDTLILPSACRRVINFLLQECDPRDGRVELQVSKRLVASKLGIQPETFSRTLHRLVDEGLISMQRGSIQILAAQRLADYPG, encoded by the coding sequence ATGCTCAATCACCCATCCACTGTCCTGCTCCTGCGTCGCCACTACCTGTTCGCCAAGCTGCCGGGCAAGGTCTTCGAGGATGTCTGCACCCTGGCCACCCTCAAGCGCCTGGCCTGCCACGACACCCTGGTGCGCCAGGGCGAACCGGCCACGCGCTTTTTCCTGCTGGTCAGTGGCCAGATCAAGCTCTATCGGCTCAACGTCGAGGGTCAGGAACACCTGGTGGAGGTGATCCAGCCGGGCCAGACCTTTGCCGAGGCCTTGCAGTTCAGCCAGGCCCACAGCTTTCCGGTCAGTGCCAGCGCCCTCAAGGACTGCGTGCTGGTGAGCATCGACGGCGCCCACTACCGCCACGCCCTGCAGGACCAGCCCCAGGTGTGCCTGGCGGTCATGGCCAGCATGAGCCTGCATCTGCACCAGCGCCTGCGGGACATCGACACCCTGATCCTGCCCAGTGCCTGCCGCCGGGTGATCAACTTTCTGCTGCAGGAATGCGACCCCCGGGACGGTCGGGTCGAGCTGCAAGTGTCCAAGCGCCTGGTGGCCTCCAAGCTCGGCATTCAGCCGGAGACCTTCTCGCGCACCCTGCACCGGCTGGTGGATGAGGGCCTGATCAGCATGCAGCGCGGCAGCATCCAGATCCTCGCTGCCCAGCGCCTGGCCGACTATCCGGGCTGA
- the ubiT gene encoding ubiquinone anaerobic biosynthesis accessory factor UbiT, with product MLIPAQWLLKGADRVLPLVRRVPFALQRLTLEQALNRCLAEPLGDGEFDLLRGRWLCLRIADLDLTWYLTRHRDGLGIAQRARADVTIRGNWREFLLLASRQEDPDTLFFRRRLVIEGDTELGLTLKNLIDSLDPQVLPAWLWRHLERAGKGLAGARGPEAQPG from the coding sequence GTGCTGATCCCTGCGCAATGGCTGCTCAAGGGCGCGGACCGGGTGCTGCCGCTGGTGCGCCGGGTGCCGTTCGCCCTTCAGCGGCTGACCCTGGAACAGGCGCTCAACCGCTGCCTGGCCGAGCCCCTGGGCGATGGCGAATTCGACCTGCTGCGCGGACGCTGGCTGTGCCTGCGCATCGCCGACCTGGACCTGACCTGGTACCTGACCCGTCACCGCGACGGCCTGGGCATCGCCCAGCGGGCCCGGGCCGACGTCACCATCCGTGGCAACTGGCGCGAGTTCCTGCTGCTGGCCAGCCGCCAGGAAGATCCCGATACCCTGTTCTTTCGTCGGCGCCTGGTGATCGAGGGCGATACCGAACTGGGGCTGACCCTGAAGAACCTGATCGACAGCCTCGACCCGCAGGTACTGCCGGCCTGGTTGTGGCGCCACCTGGAGCGCGCCGGCAAGGGCCTGGCTGGCGCCCGCGGGCCAGAGGCTCAGCCCGGATAG
- a CDS encoding U32 family peptidase translates to MKLSLGPVLYYWDKERLARFYEQMAALPLDVIYLGETVCSKRRALNLDQWLGLGRELQQAGTAQVVLSGLTLIEAASELSSLRRLCDNGEFLVEANDMGAVQFLVERQLPFVAGPALNLYNGHALAKLQDCGMIRWVPPVECSATLIRAVLEQVAGLDRALPEVEVFAYGHLPLAYSARCFTARAQNRPKDDCQFCCISYPDGMALSSQEGQALFTLNGIQTMSAEVTNLLADYPGLVACGADLLRLSPRAEGMVEVVQAFAGVCRGQTPPVFVEGCNGYWHGQAGMLRVEEAGLC, encoded by the coding sequence ATGAAGCTCAGCCTGGGACCCGTCCTCTACTACTGGGACAAGGAACGCTTGGCACGATTCTACGAACAGATGGCGGCCCTGCCGCTGGATGTGATCTACCTGGGGGAAACCGTGTGCTCCAAGCGCCGGGCGCTGAACCTCGACCAGTGGCTGGGCCTGGGGCGCGAGCTGCAGCAGGCCGGTACGGCGCAGGTCGTGCTGTCGGGCCTGACCCTGATCGAGGCCGCCTCCGAGCTGTCGAGCCTGCGGCGCCTGTGTGACAACGGCGAGTTCCTGGTGGAGGCCAACGACATGGGCGCGGTGCAGTTCCTGGTCGAGCGCCAGTTGCCGTTCGTGGCCGGCCCGGCGCTGAACCTGTACAACGGCCACGCCCTGGCCAAGCTGCAGGACTGCGGGATGATCCGCTGGGTGCCGCCGGTGGAGTGCTCGGCCACGCTGATCCGTGCGGTGCTCGAGCAGGTGGCCGGGCTGGACCGGGCGTTGCCTGAGGTCGAGGTATTCGCCTACGGACATCTGCCGCTGGCCTATTCGGCCCGCTGCTTTACCGCCCGGGCGCAAAACCGGCCCAAGGACGATTGCCAGTTCTGCTGCATCAGCTACCCCGACGGCATGGCCCTGAGCAGCCAGGAGGGCCAGGCGCTGTTCACCCTCAATGGCATCCAGACCATGTCGGCCGAGGTCACCAACCTGCTGGCCGACTATCCCGGGCTGGTGGCCTGCGGCGCCGACCTGCTGCGCCTGAGCCCCCGGGCCGAAGGCATGGTCGAGGTGGTGCAAGCCTTCGCCGGGGTCTGCCGGGGCCAGACGCCGCCGGTATTCGTCGAGGGTTGCAACGGCTACTGGCATGGCCAGGCAGGCATGCTGCGAGTAGAGGAGGCGGGCTTGTGCTGA
- the ubiU gene encoding ubiquinone anaerobic biosynthesis protein UbiU: MQLVCPAGNLPALKAAVRQGADAVYVGFRDDTNARSFAGLNMDDKQFDAAVAHIRQHQRQLYVAVNTYPQPQGWQRWQRAVDRAADHGVDALIAADPGVLGYATERHPHLSLHLSVQGSATNASALAFYSQHYNIRRAVLPRVLSLAQVRQVAVNSAVPIEVFAFGSLCIMAEGRCHLSSYITGESPNLCGVCSPAKAVRWSEDAEGLSARLSEVLIDRYGPDEPAGYPTLCKGRFMVEGKRFHALEEPTSLDTLDLLPELAAIGVQAVKIEGRQRSPAYVEQVTRVWRAALDAHRLAPDHFAVKDQWRQVLAGLSEGSQTTLGAYHRSWQ, from the coding sequence ATGCAACTGGTCTGCCCGGCAGGCAACCTGCCTGCACTCAAGGCCGCGGTACGCCAAGGCGCCGATGCGGTCTACGTCGGTTTTCGCGATGACACCAATGCCCGCAGCTTCGCCGGGCTGAACATGGACGACAAGCAGTTCGACGCCGCCGTCGCCCATATCCGCCAGCACCAGCGCCAGCTCTACGTGGCGGTCAATACCTATCCCCAGCCCCAGGGCTGGCAGCGCTGGCAGCGAGCGGTGGATCGCGCCGCGGACCATGGCGTGGATGCCTTGATCGCCGCCGATCCCGGCGTGCTCGGTTATGCCACCGAGCGCCACCCACACCTGAGCCTGCACCTGTCGGTGCAAGGCTCGGCCACCAACGCCAGCGCCCTGGCGTTCTACTCCCAGCACTACAACATTCGCCGCGCGGTGCTGCCCAGGGTGCTGTCCCTGGCCCAGGTGCGCCAGGTGGCGGTCAACAGCGCGGTGCCCATCGAGGTGTTCGCCTTCGGCAGCCTGTGCATCATGGCCGAGGGCCGTTGCCACCTGTCGTCCTACATCACCGGTGAGTCACCGAACCTGTGCGGCGTCTGCTCGCCGGCCAAGGCGGTGCGCTGGAGCGAGGATGCCGAGGGCTTGAGCGCACGCCTGAGCGAGGTGCTGATCGACCGCTACGGTCCCGACGAGCCAGCCGGCTACCCGACCCTGTGCAAGGGCCGGTTCATGGTCGAGGGCAAGCGTTTTCATGCCCTGGAAGAACCCACCAGCCTGGACACCCTCGACCTGCTGCCGGAGCTGGCGGCGATCGGCGTGCAGGCGGTGAAGATCGAAGGGCGCCAGCGCAGCCCGGCCTATGTCGAGCAGGTCACCCGGGTCTGGCGCGCGGCGCTGGACGCCCATCGCCTGGCGCCCGATCACTTTGCGGTCAAGGACCAGTGGCGGCAGGTACTGGCTGGCCTTTCCGAAGGCAGCCAGACCACCCTGGGCGCCTACCACCGTTCATGGCAATGA
- the glp gene encoding gephyrin-like molybdotransferase Glp has translation MPVDVAIAHLLERAPRPPELHCVALDQALGRVLGTDIHAPRALPGWDNSAMDGYALRAADLPAAGGSLVLSGRVAAGQAATTVLLPGQAVRIFTGAPLPPGADTVVPQELCRVEGAHLWLPSVKVGEHVRKAGEEVREGHLLLQAGKRLRAQELGLLAACGVSWVEVYRPLRVGLLSSGDELREPGQPLAPGQIYNSNRYCLSALLQGWGVAVHDYGAMADELQASKQTLHLAAQECDLLLTSGGVSVGEEDHLKQAIRELGQVDFWRLAIQPGKPLAFGEVAGKPWLGLPGNPAAALITALVVLRPFLLRSQGVRDVMPQPLALPAGFDWRQPNRRRQYLRARLVPEGDGRCSVQLHPQQSSAMLSAACWADGLALVECEQRLHRHDNVQFLSFADLMQ, from the coding sequence ATGCCGGTGGACGTGGCCATCGCCCACTTGCTCGAGCGCGCGCCACGTCCTCCGGAACTGCATTGCGTGGCCCTGGACCAGGCCCTGGGCCGGGTGCTCGGGACGGACATCCACGCCCCGCGTGCCCTGCCGGGCTGGGACAACAGCGCCATGGACGGTTATGCCCTGCGCGCGGCCGACCTGCCGGCCGCTGGCGGCAGCCTGGTCCTGTCCGGTCGCGTCGCCGCGGGCCAGGCGGCGACCACCGTCCTGCTGCCCGGACAGGCCGTGCGCATCTTCACCGGCGCGCCCTTGCCACCGGGTGCCGACACGGTAGTGCCCCAGGAGCTGTGCCGAGTCGAAGGCGCACACCTGTGGCTGCCCTCGGTGAAGGTCGGCGAGCATGTGCGCAAGGCCGGCGAAGAGGTGCGCGAAGGTCATCTGCTGCTGCAGGCCGGCAAGCGCCTGCGGGCCCAGGAGCTGGGCCTGCTGGCGGCGTGCGGGGTCAGCTGGGTCGAGGTCTACCGACCGTTGCGGGTCGGCCTGCTGAGCAGTGGCGACGAGCTGCGCGAGCCCGGCCAGCCCCTGGCGCCGGGGCAGATCTACAACAGCAACCGCTATTGCCTGTCGGCACTGCTCCAGGGCTGGGGCGTGGCTGTGCATGACTATGGGGCGATGGCCGACGAGCTGCAGGCCAGCAAGCAGACCCTGCACCTGGCGGCCCAGGAATGCGATCTGCTGCTGACCTCAGGCGGGGTCTCGGTGGGCGAGGAGGATCACCTCAAGCAGGCGATCCGGGAGTTGGGACAGGTGGACTTCTGGCGCCTGGCCATCCAGCCGGGCAAGCCCCTGGCATTTGGCGAAGTGGCGGGTAAGCCCTGGCTCGGCCTGCCGGGCAACCCGGCCGCGGCGCTGATCACCGCGCTGGTGGTGCTGCGTCCGTTCCTGCTGCGCAGCCAGGGCGTGCGCGATGTCATGCCGCAGCCGCTGGCGCTGCCGGCCGGTTTCGACTGGCGGCAACCCAACCGTCGACGTCAGTACCTGCGCGCCCGGCTGGTGCCCGAAGGCGATGGCCGCTGCAGCGTGCAACTGCACCCGCAGCAAAGCTCGGCGATGCTCAGCGCCGCTTGCTGGGCCGATGGCCTGGCGCTGGTGGAGTGCGAGCAACGGCTGCATCGCCACGACAATGTGCAGTTCCTGTCGTTCGCCGACCTGATGCAGTGA
- the moaB gene encoding molybdenum cofactor biosynthesis protein B — translation MAHLAQRTFEPLNIAVLTISDTRTFDTDSSGQTLVDLLQAAGHALVDRDLVRDDIYQIRATLSRWIADPAVQVVLTTGGTGFTARDNTPQAVLPLLDKHVEGFGEVFRQVSLAEIGLSTLQSRALAGMSNGVLVCCVPGSPGACRTAWTQILHNQLDSRTGPCNFAPHLKPQPGQAVEACEARP, via the coding sequence ATGGCCCATTTGGCGCAACGCACTTTCGAACCCTTGAACATCGCGGTGCTGACCATCAGCGATACCCGCACCTTCGATACCGACAGTTCCGGACAGACCCTGGTCGACCTGCTGCAGGCCGCCGGGCATGCGCTGGTGGACCGCGACCTGGTCCGGGACGACATCTACCAGATCCGTGCCACGCTTTCGCGCTGGATCGCCGACCCTGCGGTGCAGGTGGTACTGACCACCGGCGGCACCGGCTTCACCGCCCGGGACAACACGCCCCAGGCGGTCCTGCCGTTGCTGGACAAGCACGTGGAAGGCTTCGGCGAAGTGTTCCGCCAGGTGTCCCTGGCCGAGATCGGCCTGTCGACCCTGCAATCCCGGGCCCTGGCCGGGATGAGCAACGGCGTGCTGGTGTGCTGCGTGCCCGGCTCGCCCGGGGCCTGCCGCACCGCCTGGACGCAGATCCTGCATAACCAGCTGGACAGCCGCACCGGCCCGTGCAACTTCGCCCCGCACCTCAAGCCCCAGCCCGGACAGGCCGTCGAGGCCTGCGAGGCCCGGCCGTGA
- the pdxH gene encoding pyridoxamine 5'-phosphate oxidase produces MPLSLAQMRRNYTLGGLHEAQALDDPLMMFGQWLEQARETETAPVEANSMHLATVDSQGRPHCRVLLLKGVSEEGFTFFGNYQSAKGQELAANPQAAMTFFWPALERQVRVEGTVVRLAPALSDAYFDSRPVASRLGAWASPQSRPLADRDELQAMLAQTIRRFVEEPMQRPEHWGGYCLRPERLEFWQGRADRLHDRLDYRCQDGRWRRQRLAP; encoded by the coding sequence ATGCCGCTGTCCCTCGCCCAGATGCGCCGCAACTACACCCTCGGGGGCCTGCACGAAGCGCAGGCACTGGATGATCCGCTGATGATGTTCGGCCAGTGGCTGGAGCAGGCCCGGGAGACCGAGACCGCCCCGGTGGAGGCCAACAGCATGCACCTGGCGACCGTGGACAGTCAGGGCCGACCCCATTGCCGGGTCCTGCTGCTCAAGGGCGTGAGCGAGGAGGGGTTCACCTTCTTTGGCAATTACCAGAGCGCCAAGGGCCAGGAACTGGCCGCCAACCCCCAGGCCGCCATGACCTTCTTCTGGCCGGCCCTGGAGCGCCAGGTACGGGTCGAGGGCACGGTGGTGCGCCTGGCGCCGGCATTGTCCGATGCCTATTTCGACTCCCGGCCGGTGGCCAGTCGCCTTGGGGCCTGGGCCTCGCCACAGAGCCGGCCGCTGGCCGACCGTGATGAACTCCAGGCCATGCTCGCGCAGACCATCCGCCGTTTCGTCGAAGAACCCATGCAGCGGCCCGAACATTGGGGCGGCTATTGCTTGCGTCCCGAGCGCCTGGAGTTCTGGCAGGGCCGCGCGGACCGCCTGCACGACCGTCTCGACTACCGCTGCCAGGACGGCCGCTGGCGGCGTCAGCGCCTGGCGCCCTGA
- the norR gene encoding nitric oxide reductase transcriptional regulator NorR produces MLRESLAADLIVELPNAVRLQRLVQTLREYFKCGAVGLLRLEDDSLRPVATVGLVHEALGRRFVIAQHPRLAAIMASREPTWFEPDSRLPDPYDGLLDTALSEPLAVHDCMGVSLYVEGRIWGAITLDALQAGTFGLDARDELKRCTLQIEAAVRVTRLEQENRSLRLSRSEPQDLRRPLEEGEILGRSDVLHQLLNELDVLADSELPVLLLGETGVGKELFARRLHRLSRRSHKPLVQVNCAALPESLAESELFGHVKGAFSGATSDRAGRFDAANGGTLFLDEVGELPLSVQAKLLRTLQNGEIQRLGADKPLHVDVRIIAATNRHLPDSIRDGLFRADLYHRLSVYPVPIPPLRERGNDVLMIAGHFLELNRTRLGLRGLRLSAAAERALLGYRWPGNVRELEHVIGRAALKQLSRDGSRSRIITLEPEILDLDSSPAPPVPPELPAEPGLPFTSLGDAVDACQRQCIVQALRLSGDSWAGAARLLAVDPSNLHKLARRLRLK; encoded by the coding sequence ATGTTGCGAGAAAGCCTGGCCGCCGACCTGATCGTCGAGTTGCCCAATGCCGTGCGGTTGCAACGACTGGTGCAGACCCTGCGCGAATACTTCAAGTGCGGTGCGGTCGGCCTGTTGCGCCTGGAGGACGACAGCCTGCGGCCGGTGGCCACCGTCGGCCTGGTGCATGAGGCCCTCGGGCGGCGTTTCGTGATTGCCCAGCACCCGCGGCTGGCGGCGATCATGGCCTCGCGCGAGCCGACCTGGTTCGAGCCCGACAGCCGCCTGCCGGACCCTTACGACGGCCTGCTCGACACGGCCCTCAGCGAGCCGCTGGCGGTGCATGACTGCATGGGCGTGAGCCTGTACGTGGAAGGTCGGATCTGGGGGGCGATCACCCTGGATGCCTTGCAGGCCGGGACGTTCGGGCTCGATGCCCGGGATGAGCTCAAGCGCTGCACCCTGCAGATCGAGGCGGCCGTGCGGGTCACCCGCCTGGAGCAGGAGAACCGCAGCCTGCGCCTGTCGCGCAGCGAGCCCCAGGATCTGCGCCGGCCGCTGGAGGAGGGCGAGATCCTGGGACGCAGCGACGTGCTGCACCAGCTGCTCAACGAGCTGGATGTCCTGGCCGACTCGGAGCTGCCGGTGCTGCTATTGGGCGAGACCGGGGTCGGCAAGGAACTGTTCGCCCGGCGCCTGCATCGCCTGTCGCGCCGCAGCCACAAGCCGCTGGTGCAGGTCAATTGCGCGGCGTTGCCCGAGTCCCTGGCCGAGAGCGAGCTGTTCGGCCATGTCAAAGGCGCTTTTTCCGGGGCCACCAGTGATCGCGCCGGGCGCTTCGACGCGGCCAATGGCGGCACGCTGTTTCTCGACGAAGTGGGCGAATTGCCCCTGAGTGTCCAGGCCAAGCTGCTCAGGACCTTGCAAAATGGCGAGATCCAGCGATTGGGGGCGGACAAGCCGCTGCATGTCGATGTGCGCATCATTGCCGCCACCAACCGCCACTTGCCCGACAGCATCCGCGACGGCCTGTTTCGCGCCGATCTCTACCACCGGTTGTCGGTGTACCCGGTGCCGATCCCGCCGCTGCGCGAACGCGGCAACGATGTGCTGATGATTGCCGGGCATTTCCTCGAGCTCAATCGCACCCGCCTGGGCCTGCGCGGGTTGCGCCTGTCGGCGGCCGCCGAGCGGGCACTGCTGGGCTACCGCTGGCCGGGCAACGTGCGCGAACTCGAACATGTGATTGGCCGCGCCGCGCTCAAGCAGCTCAGCCGCGATGGCAGCCGCAGCCGGATCATCACCCTGGAACCCGAGATACTGGACCTGGACAGCAGCCCGGCACCGCCGGTGCCGCCGGAACTGCCGGCCGAACCCGGGTTGCCTTTCACGTCCCTGGGCGATGCGGTGGATGCCTGCCAGCGCCAGTGCATCGTCCAGGCGCTGCGCCTGAGCGGCGACAGCTGGGCGGGCGCCGCGCGACTGCTGGCGGTGGACCCGAGCAACCTGCACAAGCTGGCCAGGCGCTTGCGGCTCAAGTAG
- a CDS encoding NnrS family protein: MQVLDRRKALAMVPLLRLAFRPMFLGGCVLALLAVPLWLAALQGRLGNWQPAGGWLAWHRHELLFGFGLAIIAGFLLTAVQTWTGQPGVSGKPLAALALLWLAARLAWLVNLPWPLLAVLELGFPLMVAVVMARTLWRVRQQRNYPLVLVLLLLTVVDGLAVYGLARGDDGWQRQAVLAGIWLVAAIMGLIGGRVIPFFTQRGLGRTEAVVPWPWLDWLLLAGSALVALLYASGLALSPSPWLGVLFAVLAAGHLVRLWRWHDRGLWHVPLLWSLHLAYGWLALACLGMALWHGGVALNPSLAVHCLTIGAMAGLILAMIARVSLGHTGRPLQPPAGMTLAFILINLAGVCRVLLVPWLPLAGLWLAGVCWALAFALYAWRYGPMLWQPRVDGHPG; this comes from the coding sequence ATGCAAGTACTCGATCGTCGAAAGGCCCTGGCCATGGTGCCATTGCTGCGCCTGGCGTTTCGTCCGATGTTCCTCGGCGGCTGTGTCCTGGCCCTGCTCGCGGTGCCGCTGTGGCTGGCAGCGCTGCAGGGCAGGCTGGGCAACTGGCAGCCGGCCGGTGGCTGGCTGGCCTGGCACCGCCATGAACTGCTGTTCGGTTTCGGCCTGGCGATCATCGCCGGCTTCCTGCTGACCGCGGTGCAGACCTGGACCGGCCAGCCGGGGGTATCCGGCAAGCCGCTGGCGGCCCTGGCGCTGCTCTGGCTGGCCGCCCGCCTGGCGTGGCTGGTGAACCTGCCCTGGCCGCTGCTGGCCGTGCTGGAACTGGGCTTCCCATTGATGGTGGCGGTGGTCATGGCCCGGACCCTGTGGCGAGTGCGCCAGCAGCGCAACTACCCGTTGGTGCTGGTCCTGCTGTTGCTGACCGTGGTCGATGGCCTGGCCGTGTACGGCCTGGCCCGGGGCGACGATGGCTGGCAACGCCAGGCCGTGCTTGCCGGCATCTGGCTGGTGGCGGCGATCATGGGGCTGATCGGCGGTCGGGTGATTCCCTTCTTCACCCAGCGTGGGCTGGGTCGAACCGAAGCCGTCGTGCCCTGGCCGTGGCTGGACTGGCTGTTGCTGGCGGGGTCGGCCCTGGTGGCACTGCTGTATGCCAGCGGGCTGGCGCTGTCCCCGAGCCCCTGGCTCGGCGTGCTGTTCGCGGTCCTGGCAGCCGGGCACCTGGTGCGCCTGTGGCGCTGGCATGATCGCGGCCTGTGGCACGTGCCGCTGCTGTGGTCGCTGCACCTGGCTTATGGATGGCTGGCGCTGGCCTGCCTGGGCATGGCCCTGTGGCATGGCGGGGTGGCGCTGAACCCGAGCCTGGCGGTGCATTGCCTGACCATCGGCGCCATGGCCGGGTTGATCCTGGCGATGATTGCCCGGGTCAGCCTGGGTCATACCGGACGGCCGCTGCAGCCGCCGGCGGGGATGACCCTGGCGTTCATCCTGATCAACCTGGCCGGCGTCTGCCGGGTGCTGCTGGTGCCGTGGCTGCCGCTGGCCGGCCTGTGGCTGGCGGGCGTGTGCTGGGCCCTGGCCTTCGCCCTGTATGCCTGGCGCTACGGGCCGATGCTGTGGCAACCGCGGGTCGACGGCCACCCAGGTTAA
- a CDS encoding Crp/Fnr family transcriptional regulator codes for MVLHRVHHQILRSHHLFEPLNDEQLDELMASSQLLSIDKGEPLFHQGEPAEAFYFVIAGAVKIYRLTPDGQEKVFEVIGPRQTFAEAMMLMDTSNYVASAEAVGPAQLYRLSNATYIRLLQSNSRLTFALLGKLSVRLHQRVNEIETLSLKNATHRVVRYLLTQLMQSEPVERQFDLPMAKQLIAGHLAIQPETFSRIIRRLIDDKIISQDGRRIVILDRPRLEQFE; via the coding sequence ATGGTGCTTCACCGAGTCCATCACCAGATCCTGCGCAGCCATCACCTGTTCGAGCCCTTGAACGACGAGCAACTCGACGAGCTGATGGCCAGCAGCCAACTGCTCAGCATCGACAAGGGCGAACCGCTGTTCCACCAGGGCGAGCCGGCCGAGGCTTTCTATTTCGTGATTGCCGGGGCGGTGAAGATCTACCGCCTGACCCCCGACGGCCAGGAAAAGGTCTTCGAGGTGATCGGCCCGCGCCAGACCTTCGCCGAGGCAATGATGCTGATGGACACCAGCAACTACGTGGCCTCGGCCGAGGCGGTCGGCCCGGCGCAGCTCTACCGGTTGTCCAATGCCACCTACATCCGCCTGCTGCAGAGCAACAGCCGGCTGACCTTCGCCCTCCTGGGCAAGCTCAGCGTGCGCCTGCACCAGCGGGTCAACGAGATCGAGACGCTGTCGCTGAAGAACGCCACCCACCGGGTCGTGCGCTACCTGCTCACCCAGCTGATGCAGAGCGAACCGGTGGAGCGCCAGTTCGACCTGCCGATGGCCAAGCAACTGATCGCCGGGCACCTGGCGATCCAGCCGGAAACCTTCTCGCGGATCATCCGGCGCCTGATCGACGACAAGATCATCAGCCAGGATGGCCGGCGCATCGTCATCCTCGACCGGCCACGGCTGGAGCAATTCGAATGA
- a CDS encoding protein DnrP — protein MSALPQCLYCQQPNALQASHCQHCGMPLPAKAAQAGIRRQRRFMGFCLALTLFCLAMVLWLPR, from the coding sequence ATGAGCGCCCTGCCCCAGTGCCTGTACTGCCAGCAGCCCAATGCGCTGCAGGCCAGCCACTGCCAGCACTGCGGCATGCCGCTGCCGGCCAAGGCGGCACAGGCCGGCATTCGCCGGCAACGGCGCTTCATGGGGTTCTGCCTTGCCCTGACACTGTTCTGCCTGGCGATGGTGCTGTGGTTGCCGCGCTAA